In Acidobacteriota bacterium, the genomic stretch GTCATCAAGAGGGGAAGCATCAGCAGAAAGACGGCGACCTTGCGGAGGACGCAAGCAATCCGGGAGACAGGTGGCGATAAGCTCAATTTCCACCACAATCTCAAACTGAGTCACGAGAGTTCCCAGATTACCAGACAGCATAAGGGAACCTGGGAAACCTGGGGACAGACGGGACGTTTTCCAGTTTTTTGATATCTTGTGTCGCCCATGGCTCGTTTGGCTCGCGTTATCGCCCTGGACGTTCCGCATCATGTAACTCAACGCGGCAATGCTCGTCGGTACATTCTTGACTCCGATTCCGACCGCCTCGTTTACCTCGACCTGCTGCGGCATTCTTGCCAACTATATAAGCTTTCGTTGCTCGGATACTGCCTCATGTCAAACCACGTGCATCTGGTCGTTACTCCGCGATCCACAGATTCGCTCGCGCTCGCCCTCAAGGACACGCACGGCCGCTATGCGATCTACTGGAATGTCAGTCACACCTCTTCAGGCCACGTCTGGCAAGGCCGATACTATTCCTGTCCACTGGATCTATCGCACCTCTGGGCGGCGCTGCGATACACCGAGCTGAACCCGGTGCGTGCCGGCCTG encodes the following:
- a CDS encoding transposase gives rise to the protein MARLARVIALDVPHHVTQRGNARRYILDSDSDRLVYLDLLRHSCQLYKLSLLGYCLMSNHVHLVVTPRSTDSLALALKDTHGRYAIYWNVSHTSSGHVWQGRYYSCPLDLSHLWAALRYTELNPVRAGLVPEADTYRWSSAAAHCGTGSADAALQMDSWQKYWDAATWREYLGAEGTEEEADAIRQSTHTGRPLGTPKFIESLEKAMRRRLSPQKGGRPPKPMKDGNQTLLSFD